One Setaria viridis chromosome 7, Setaria_viridis_v4.0, whole genome shotgun sequence genomic region harbors:
- the LOC117863877 gene encoding AT-hook motif nuclear-localized protein 10: MDGRDQHQHQQQAQAAPRVGSPPQPGGGGGGGVMMQHAGAFGAAAPPGMPPGAANVMHGMPLAFNPMASPGASSPMKPADVSPGAMYRPDSAAPGMQPQPQQQQQHPGAGGGGAVAGGSSGELVKKKRGRPRKYGPDGTIGLGLKPAAATGAEAGGQSGGGGSNSNPDGKRRGRPPGSGKKKQLDALGSSGTSFTPHIITVKPNEDVASKIMAFSQQGPRTTCIISANGALCTATLRQPATSGGIVTYEGHFDILSLSGSFLLAEDGDTRSRTGGLSVALAGSDGRIVGGCVAGMLMAATPVQVVVGSFIAEGKKPKEEQQPKREPTSVPLHAPGFGATSTASPPSDGTSSEHSDDPGSPMGPNGSTFANTGHPLHSTFAPVGWSLSGNQGRYDPDLKMMTD, translated from the exons ATGGACGGCCGggaccagcaccagcaccagcagcaggcgCAGGCGGCGCCACGCGTGGGGTCCCCGCCGCAgcctggcggcgggggcggcggcggcgtcatgaTGCAGCACGCCGGGGCGTTCGGAGCCGCGGCCCCGCCCGGGATGCCGCCGGGCGCCGCGAACGTTATGCACGGGATGCCGCTTGCCTTCAACCCCATGGCGTCGCCgggcgcctcgtcgcccatgAAGCCCGCCGACGTGTCGCCGGGGGCCATGTACCGCCCCGATTCCGCCGCGCCGGGCATGCAGCCGCagccccagcagcagcagcagcaccccggtgccggcggaggcggcgccgtcgccggcggcagcagcggggagctcgtgaagaagaagaggggaaGGCCGAGGAAGTACGGCCCGGACGGGACCATCGGCCTGGGGCTCAAGCCCGCGGCCGCGACGGGCGCTGAGGCCGGCGGGCAGTCCGGCGGAGGCGGCTCCAACTCCAACCCCGACGGGAAGCGCAGGGGGCGTCCCCCCGGATCCGGCAAAAAGAAACAGCTCGACGCTTTGG GATCGTCAGGGACATCATTTACTCCCCACATAATAACCGTGAAGCCTAACGAG GATGTTGCTTCAAAAATAATGGCCTTTTCACAACAAGGCCCACGCACTACATGTATAATTTCAGCAAATGGTGCTCTCTGCACAGCAACACTCCGTCAACCAGCAACCTCTGGTGGCATAGTGACATATGAG GGCCACTTCGATATACTCTCTCTGTCGGGCTCATTCCTGCTTGCAGAGGATGGTGACACTCGCAGCAGAACAGGTGGTTTGAGTGTGGCACTTGCTGGAAGCGATGGGCGCATAGTTGGAGGTTGTGTAGCTGGAATGCTGATGGCGGCGACACCTGTACAG GTTGTAGTTGGCAGTTTCATCGCTGAAGGTAAAAAGCCAAAGGAAGAGCAGCAACCAAAACGTGAGCCAACTTCTGTGCCACTGCACGCGCCCGGCTTTGGGGCCACCTCGACTGCCAGTCCCCCATCTGACGGAACATCAAGCGAGCACTCTGATGATCCAGGGAGCCCCATGGGACCTAACGGCAGCACGTTCGCTAACACGGGGCATCCCCTGCATTCCACATTTGCTCCGGTTGGCTGGTCACTGTCCGGCAACCAAGGCCGCTACGATCCCGACCTAAAGATGATGACCGACTGA